One window of Anas acuta chromosome 23, bAnaAcu1.1, whole genome shotgun sequence genomic DNA carries:
- the SC5D gene encoding lathosterol oxidase — MDLVLEAADRHLLTPYVYPAGWPEEEPCRQLLSLFVITNLGALTLYLLFGTLSYYFIFDHELQKHPMFLENQVRREIAYALRSLPWISVPTVALFFAEVRGYSKLYDNIEDSPYGWSGVFLSMLSFLFFTDMGIYWIHRGLHHKLFYKRFHKPHHLWKIATPFASHAFHPVDGFMQSLPYHVYPFLFPLHKITYLGLYIFVNVWTISIHDGDYRVPRLLRHVINGSAHHTDHHLYFDYNYGQYFTLWDKIGGSYKSPTSFEGKGPHDYLRRLREKGPEQPNGAVDKTD; from the exons ATGGACCTGGTGCTGGAGGCCGCCGACCGCCACCTCCTGACCCCCTACGTGTACCCCGCCGGCTGGCCCGAGGAGGAGCCCTGCCGGCAGCTCCTCAGCCTCTTCGTCATCACCAACCTCGGGGCGCTCACCCTCTACCTGCTCTTCGGCACCCTCAGCTACTACTTCATCTTCGACCATGAGCTCCAGAAGCACCCCATGTTCCTAGAG AACCAGGTGCGTCGGGAGATCGCCTACGCGCTGCGCTCCCTGCCCTGGATCAGCGTCCCCACCGTCGCCCTCTTCTTCGCCGAGGTGCGGGGCTACAGCAAGCTCTACGACAACATCGAGGACTCCCCCTACG GCTGGTCAGGAGTCTTCCTCAGCATGCtgtccttcctcttcttcaccGACATGGGCATCTACTGGATACACCGAGGCCTCCACCACAAGCTGTTCTATAAG CGTTTCCACAAGCCCCACCACCTGTGGAAGATCGCGACGCCCTTCGCCAGCCACGCTTTCCACCCCGTGGACGGCTTCATGCAGAGCCTGCCCTACCACGTCtaccccttcctcttccccctgcACAAGATCACCTACCTGGGCCTCTACATCTTCGTCAACGTCTGGACCATCTCCATCCACGACGGCGACTACCGCGTCCCCCGCCTGCTGCGGCACGTCATCAACGGCTCGGCCCACCACACCGACCACCACCTCTACTTCGACTACAACTACGGGCAGTACTTCACCCTCTGGGACAAGATCGGCGGCTCCTACAAAAGTCCCACCTCGTTCGAGGGCAAGGGCCCCCACGACTACCTGCGCAGGCTGCGAGAGAAGGGCCCCGAGCAGCCCAACGGCGCCGTTGACAAAACCGACTAG